The following coding sequences are from one Acidobacteriota bacterium window:
- a CDS encoding S8 family serine peptidase, whose amino-acid sequence MSALLVLSPQTSGKSEKLIKHENSVPGRYIVVFDPDSVQGFSTEAEMSAVAHNIAAEYNAAVDKVWESAVQGFSAEMSAKDAEMLSRDPRVKLVEEDMIAYAGNVQGSADWGLDRIDQRGLPLNGAFSYAETGQGVNVYVIDSGIRPTHVDFGGRAAVAFDAVNDGQNGIDCHGHGTHVAGTVASSTYGVAKNANVYGVRVLACNGSGLVSNIITGVNWVKNNRVNPAVVNMSLWVSAVSSTLDSAINSSVASGVTHVVAAGNRNLDACNYSPSSASSALVVAATGSDDAKASYSNWGTCVDLFAPGSGITSLGHSSDTAIRGMSGTSMSSPMVAGAAALYLQANPTASPTTVKNRILADSTTGTVSGLDTVTPNKMLYSWLGDSQPPTPGSVTIIKQVVTADGGTASSEEFIYSASNIGSDSFALIDNDAPPADRYVNPSIYVQNVSSVITVTEDTKLGWMLTGIECTETAGGGQPNQQNSTTDLSSKTATLIVEEGENVTCTFTGSQIAPTSAPVTVSGRILDTQGMAVRLERVIAQNAFTGETQIVTVNSFGYFVFEGLSAGETYFIMAAESKRHTFSPSIIQITPNEDLSEVNFTANHRIE is encoded by the coding sequence ATGTCGGCTCTCCTGGTTCTCTCACCACAGACCTCGGGTAAGTCTGAAAAACTGATCAAACACGAAAATTCCGTCCCCGGGCGGTACATCGTTGTTTTTGATCCTGATTCGGTTCAGGGGTTTTCTACCGAAGCGGAAATGAGCGCCGTCGCACACAATATCGCCGCCGAATATAACGCGGCTGTCGATAAAGTGTGGGAAAGCGCCGTTCAGGGCTTCTCGGCCGAAATGTCCGCAAAAGACGCCGAAATGCTCAGCCGCGACCCGCGCGTCAAGCTGGTCGAAGAGGATATGATCGCCTATGCCGGCAACGTGCAGGGCTCTGCTGACTGGGGCCTTGACCGCATTGACCAACGTGGACTACCGCTCAATGGAGCATTTTCTTATGCTGAGACCGGGCAGGGTGTTAACGTATATGTAATAGACAGTGGCATCCGCCCGACCCATGTTGATTTTGGCGGGCGAGCTGCAGTCGCTTTTGATGCGGTCAATGATGGCCAGAATGGCATTGACTGCCACGGCCACGGCACACACGTAGCCGGTACGGTCGCAAGCTCGACCTACGGCGTGGCAAAGAATGCGAATGTCTATGGCGTTCGCGTACTCGCCTGCAACGGTTCGGGTCTGGTGTCAAACATCATCACCGGCGTCAATTGGGTTAAGAACAATCGCGTAAACCCGGCAGTCGTCAACATGAGCCTCTGGGTCAGCGCAGTTTCGAGCACGCTCGACAGTGCGATCAACAGTTCGGTCGCTTCGGGCGTAACGCACGTTGTTGCCGCCGGCAACCGAAACCTTGATGCTTGCAACTATTCGCCCTCAAGCGCGTCGTCTGCACTTGTCGTCGCCGCTACCGGCAGTGACGACGCGAAGGCTTCCTATTCGAACTGGGGGACGTGTGTGGATCTCTTCGCTCCAGGCTCCGGCATCACATCGCTCGGGCATTCGAGCGACACAGCAATTCGTGGCATGAGCGGCACATCGATGTCCTCGCCGATGGTCGCCGGTGCCGCAGCACTTTATCTTCAGGCAAATCCGACCGCAAGCCCGACGACCGTAAAGAATCGCATTCTTGCTGACTCGACAACCGGTACCGTTAGCGGACTTGATACCGTTACGCCGAACAAGATGCTTTACTCATGGCTCGGCGACTCGCAACCGCCGACGCCCGGATCGGTCACGATCATCAAGCAGGTCGTTACCGCAGACGGCGGAACAGCTTCAAGCGAGGAATTCATCTATTCCGCCAGCAATATCGGCTCGGACTCGTTTGCCCTTATCGATAACGACGCTCCGCCCGCCGACCGCTACGTAAATCCCTCTATTTATGTGCAGAACGTTTCGAGCGTGATCACGGTTACCGAAGATACGAAACTCGGCTGGATGCTGACCGGCATCGAGTGTACTGAGACCGCAGGCGGCGGACAGCCTAATCAACAAAATTCGACCACGGACCTTTCTTCAAAAACTGCTACCCTGATCGTCGAAGAGGGCGAGAACGTTACCTGCACCTTCACCGGCAGCCAGATAGCACCTACATCCGCACCGGTGACCGTAAGCGGCCGTATTCTCGACACGCAGGGAATGGCAGTTCGGCTCGAAAGAGTGATCGCCCAAAATGCCTTTACCGGCGAGACCCAGATCGTAACGGTAAATTCATTCGGATACTTCGTATTCGAAGGGCTTTCGGCGGGCGAAACGTATTTCATAATGGCCGCTGAATCGAAACGCCACACGTTTTCTCCATCGATAATTCAGATCACACCGAACGAGGACCTGTCCGAGGTGAATTTCACAGCGAACCATCGCATTGAGTAG
- a CDS encoding carboxypeptidase regulatory-like domain-containing protein yields the protein MITTPKKRDLPTALTSAFAVLAMVFSMTVGITAQFKQTEDSYKDQRIEANELAPTPTPLDGNPNCASINPAWGEFKLDFSSPNGTFPFTAGSGRTYSGGSTGLAQNPNLFMNVSSSGATMSQWSLSPVNQIDRLIVYVIVKGGPSANGYSYPSGSIGDTGPFTTQGARFGISHISFCFDAFSGPSSAPVSISGRALTSDGSGIAYTRIEVMNLSTGEVVSAMTNHFGYYTVPRLEAEAIYMVTAMHKRHTFINNQRTVTPSEDVAGVDFVAP from the coding sequence ATGATTACAACCCCCAAAAAAAGAGATCTTCCGACAGCACTTACGTCGGCCTTTGCTGTTCTTGCGATGGTTTTTTCAATGACTGTCGGTATCACAGCTCAATTTAAGCAGACTGAAGATAGTTACAAGGATCAACGCATTGAGGCAAACGAATTAGCTCCAACCCCAACACCATTGGATGGCAATCCGAATTGTGCCTCGATCAACCCTGCGTGGGGCGAGTTCAAACTGGATTTTTCCTCGCCGAACGGCACGTTTCCGTTCACCGCCGGGTCTGGCCGAACGTATTCTGGAGGATCAACCGGTTTGGCGCAGAACCCGAACCTTTTTATGAACGTGTCATCGTCCGGAGCAACAATGAGCCAATGGTCGCTAAGTCCGGTCAACCAGATCGACCGTTTGATCGTGTACGTGATCGTAAAGGGCGGCCCGAGCGCAAATGGATATTCATATCCTTCCGGATCGATCGGTGATACCGGGCCGTTCACCACACAAGGTGCTCGTTTCGGTATTAGCCATATCTCGTTTTGCTTTGACGCATTTAGCGGGCCGTCGTCGGCTCCGGTTTCGATCTCAGGCCGAGCTCTGACTTCCGATGGGTCTGGTATCGCCTATACCCGTATTGAGGTAATGAACCTTTCGACCGGTGAGGTAGTATCAGCGATGACGAACCATTTCGGCTATTACACCGTCCCGCGGCTCGAGGCCGAGGCGATATATATGGTGACAGCAATGCATAAGCGACATACGTTTATCAATAATCAAAGGACCGTGACGCCTAGCGAGGATGTCGCCGGGGTGGACTTCGTCGCTCCATAG
- a CDS encoding carboxypeptidase regulatory-like domain-containing protein, with amino-acid sequence MLTREDTKAAMGTDQIAPTPIEISFAYEPCKFILDVGDPRFPQVSTAWEFFINSGPSYPALNALVNATNPQRQVFFMDENPNLFVSISDSGNSVITGWNLSWTTSADLDRLVSIVAVRGQGGTAMNVYSYPNLAASDNGTFTAPGGAPITEVRFCFEPFSGPSSAPVAISGRALTAEGMGISGTRITAVNISTGESHSAITNPFGYYSVEGLVSEAIYMVTATHKRHTFLNNQRTITVSEEIAGVDFVAP; translated from the coding sequence TTGTTGACACGTGAAGATACTAAAGCAGCGATGGGCACCGATCAGATCGCCCCAACACCGATCGAGATCTCGTTTGCGTATGAGCCGTGCAAATTCATTTTAGATGTTGGTGATCCTCGGTTTCCGCAGGTATCGACTGCCTGGGAATTTTTCATCAATTCTGGTCCATCGTATCCGGCACTGAATGCCTTGGTTAATGCTACGAATCCGCAAAGGCAAGTGTTTTTCATGGATGAAAATCCGAACCTTTTCGTGTCCATCTCCGACAGCGGTAATTCCGTAATAACAGGCTGGAATTTATCGTGGACGACGTCCGCAGATCTCGACAGACTTGTATCGATCGTTGCGGTTCGGGGACAAGGCGGAACCGCTATGAATGTCTATTCGTACCCCAATTTGGCGGCCAGTGACAACGGCACATTCACGGCACCGGGCGGGGCCCCGATCACTGAGGTTCGGTTCTGCTTTGAACCTTTCTCGGGGCCTTCCTCGGCTCCGGTTGCGATCTCGGGTCGTGCATTGACCGCGGAAGGTATGGGAATTTCTGGAACGAGAATAACTGCCGTGAACATTTCGACTGGCGAATCCCACTCGGCCATCACCAATCCTTTCGGGTACTACTCGGTCGAAGGACTCGTCTCCGAAGCTATCTACATGGTGACCGCAACACACAAGAGGCACACTTTCCTCAATAATCAGAGAACGATAACGGTGAGTGAGGAGATTGCGGGCGTCGATTTCGTAGCTCCGTAG
- the accC gene encoding acetyl-CoA carboxylase biotin carboxylase subunit, which translates to MFKKILIANRGEIACRVMRACREMGIRTVAVYSEPDRDALHVRMADEAYHIGPAASAESYLRGDKIIDAARRSGAEAIHPGYGFLSENAEFVRQVTAAGLTFIGPPPEAMEAMGGKISARIIATEAGVPVVPGTNEPVASHERAIEIAKAIGFPVMLKASAGGGGKGMRLVADEGELGSALDAARSEAMASFGDESVFVEKAVLRPRHIEIQVFSDTHGNHIYLGERECSIQRRHQKVIEEAPSPINSAELRQQMGECAVMVARAVNYVGAGTVEFLVSDVDRSFYFLEMNTRLQVEHPVTELVTGIDLVREQIRVSAGYPLSIEQKDVQLRGHAIECRIYAEDPETNFMPSPGVIKRLRVPSGPGIRDDGGVYEGGEVSIHYDPMISKFCAYGRDRNEAIDRMRRALREYEVAGIKTTLPFFREVMEDEEFISGELDTGFIGRFNERRKHPEPDQAETDLAALAAALSYASTNTVPKHAAAQTGISRWRQAIDS; encoded by the coding sequence ATGTTCAAAAAGATCCTGATCGCAAACCGCGGAGAGATCGCCTGCCGGGTGATGCGTGCCTGTCGTGAGATGGGCATCCGCACGGTGGCGGTCTATTCCGAGCCCGACCGCGACGCGCTCCATGTGAGGATGGCGGACGAGGCGTACCACATCGGCCCGGCCGCTTCGGCGGAGAGCTATCTTCGCGGCGACAAGATCATTGATGCGGCCCGGCGTTCCGGGGCGGAGGCGATACATCCCGGCTACGGTTTTCTTTCTGAAAATGCCGAGTTCGTCCGGCAGGTGACGGCCGCCGGGCTGACCTTCATCGGGCCGCCGCCGGAGGCGATGGAAGCGATGGGCGGCAAGATCTCTGCCCGGATAATTGCGACCGAGGCGGGAGTGCCCGTCGTGCCGGGGACGAATGAGCCGGTGGCGAGCCACGAACGGGCGATAGAGATAGCCAAGGCGATCGGCTTTCCGGTAATGCTCAAGGCCTCGGCCGGCGGCGGCGGAAAGGGAATGCGGCTGGTTGCGGATGAGGGCGAGCTTGGCTCGGCGCTCGATGCGGCCCGAAGCGAGGCGATGGCGAGCTTTGGCGATGAATCGGTGTTTGTCGAGAAAGCGGTCTTGCGGCCGCGGCACATCGAGATACAGGTCTTTTCGGACACGCACGGGAATCACATTTACCTTGGCGAACGCGAGTGCTCGATTCAGCGGCGGCACCAAAAGGTGATCGAAGAGGCTCCGTCGCCGATAAATTCGGCCGAGCTGAGGCAGCAGATGGGCGAATGTGCCGTTATGGTCGCCCGGGCGGTGAACTACGTCGGGGCCGGGACGGTCGAGTTTCTTGTTTCGGACGTGGACCGTTCGTTCTATTTCCTTGAGATGAACACGCGGCTGCAGGTGGAACACCCCGTAACGGAGCTTGTGACGGGCATAGACCTCGTTCGCGAGCAGATACGGGTTTCGGCAGGGTATCCGCTTTCGATCGAGCAGAAGGACGTCCAGCTTCGCGGGCACGCCATCGAGTGCCGCATTTATGCCGAGGACCCGGAGACGAACTTTATGCCCTCGCCGGGTGTGATCAAGCGGCTGAGAGTGCCGAGCGGGCCGGGCATCCGCGATGACGGCGGAGTTTACGAGGGCGGCGAGGTCTCGATCCACTACGACCCGATGATCTCGAAGTTTTGTGCATACGGCCGCGACCGCAATGAGGCGATCGACCGGATGCGGCGGGCATTGCGGGAATATGAGGTGGCGGGGATAAAGACGACGCTGCCGTTTTTCAGAGAGGTGATGGAGGACGAGGAGTTTATCAGCGGAGAGCTCGACACAGGCTTCATCGGCCGCTTTAATGAACGCCGGAAGCATCCCGAACCGGATCAGGCCGAGACCGACCTTGCCGCACTTGCCGCCGCTCTCTCTTACGCATCGACAAACACTGTACCCAAACACGCCGCTGCCCAAACGGGCATCAGCCGCTGGCGGCAAGCGATTGATTCTTAA
- a CDS encoding CDP-alcohol phosphatidyltransferase family protein, which produces MLGASIGKIPIQILNAMVRGLASLGVSPNLLTTVGVMINIACGVLFGMGEFFWAGIVLIVANVFDMLDGNVARLTGNVTKFGGFLDSTLDRLSDMVAILGIMVFYAGNTPQHSIVNVILAGVAMIASVLVSYATARSEALGVKANVGFLQRPERIVLLIIGALSTWDWNSDVWWFNRMPQVLWVLAIGSIWTLVHRMYFIWKEFRKLEGRPV; this is translated from the coding sequence ATGCTTGGTGCGAGCATAGGAAAGATTCCGATCCAGATATTGAACGCGATGGTCCGCGGACTCGCGTCGCTTGGCGTATCGCCAAACTTACTGACGACCGTTGGCGTGATGATCAACATCGCGTGCGGCGTTTTGTTCGGTATGGGCGAGTTCTTTTGGGCGGGCATCGTCCTCATAGTCGCAAATGTTTTTGACATGCTTGATGGCAACGTCGCCCGGCTGACCGGCAATGTCACGAAATTCGGCGGGTTTCTCGATTCGACACTCGATCGGCTTTCGGATATGGTCGCGATCCTCGGAATAATGGTCTTTTACGCCGGGAACACGCCGCAGCATTCGATCGTTAACGTGATACTCGCGGGCGTGGCGATGATCGCGTCGGTGCTTGTCAGCTACGCGACGGCGCGTTCGGAGGCTCTTGGCGTTAAGGCAAATGTCGGCTTTCTGCAGCGGCCGGAGCGGATCGTGCTATTGATAATCGGGGCACTTTCGACCTGGGACTGGAATTCGGACGTCTGGTGGTTCAACCGAATGCCGCAGGTGCTCTGGGTGCTCGCGATCGGCTCGATCTGGACGCTTGTGCATCGGATGTATTTCATTTGGAAGGAATTTAGAAAGCTAGAGGGCAGGCCGGTTTAA
- a CDS encoding transcription elongation factor GreA — protein MQEIRKKLKDELDILEEELHFKLPKEIQKAREFGDLRENAEYKAALERQSFVQARIAQVLTRINEVDSIDLSKIPTDRIAYGSEVVLFEIETEEKITYRLVTSEESDPENGKISTVSPIGQALIGREEGDEVRVKTPNGWRTFEVTRLTTIHEID, from the coding sequence ATGCAAGAAATAAGAAAAAAGCTAAAGGACGAACTCGACATACTCGAGGAAGAGCTTCACTTCAAGCTTCCGAAGGAGATACAGAAGGCACGTGAGTTCGGCGATCTGCGTGAGAATGCAGAGTACAAAGCGGCCCTCGAGCGGCAGTCGTTCGTTCAGGCGCGGATCGCGCAGGTACTCACCCGGATCAACGAGGTCGATTCGATCGATCTTTCAAAGATCCCGACCGACCGGATCGCGTACGGCTCGGAGGTCGTTCTTTTTGAGATCGAGACCGAGGAGAAGATCACCTATCGGCTTGTCACCTCCGAAGAGAGCGACCCCGAGAACGGGAAGATCTCGACCGTCTCGCCGATCGGGCAGGCGTTGATCGGCCGCGAAGAGGGCGATGAGGTTCGCGTAAAGACCCCGAACGGCTGGCGCACCTTTGAGGTAACACGGCTGACGACCATTCACGAGATAGACTAG
- a CDS encoding 6-phosphofructokinase — protein MYKTIGVLTGGGDAPGLNAVIRAVVRTAVNEYRMKVIGIEDSFEGILGETRTLQLTPKTVSGILPKGGTILGTRNRGSFVKMEDGVPVFPEMPISEALANLDILGIEALIVLGGEGTLAIAEQFDKRGFPVIGVPKTIDNDLAATELTFGFMTAIDIATEALDRLHTTAASHDRVMILEVMGRHTGWIALHAGLAGSADIILIPEIPFSFDSVVKKVKEREANGSKFTNIVVAEGAMEVGGGEMYLDAKHTRLGGVGDYVRRKVEELTGKETRCVVLGHLQRGGSPNAFDRMLGTNFGACAVRALAEGETGKMVAFQASTIVTVPISEAVANLKTVPIDGQLVRTARDIGISFASPAESDS, from the coding sequence ATGTATAAAACGATCGGAGTTTTAACCGGCGGCGGAGACGCCCCGGGACTAAATGCTGTTATTCGGGCGGTCGTGCGAACGGCCGTCAATGAATACAGGATGAAGGTCATCGGCATCGAGGATAGCTTTGAAGGCATTCTCGGCGAGACGCGCACACTTCAGCTTACGCCGAAGACGGTCAGCGGCATCCTGCCCAAGGGCGGGACGATACTCGGCACCCGCAACCGCGGCAGCTTTGTGAAGATGGAGGACGGCGTTCCGGTCTTTCCGGAGATGCCGATCTCGGAAGCTCTTGCGAATCTCGACATTCTCGGGATCGAGGCGTTGATCGTCCTCGGCGGCGAAGGAACGCTGGCGATAGCAGAGCAGTTCGATAAACGCGGCTTTCCGGTCATCGGCGTCCCGAAGACCATCGATAATGACCTCGCCGCTACCGAGTTGACCTTCGGCTTCATGACGGCGATCGATATCGCGACCGAGGCGCTCGATCGGCTTCATACGACGGCCGCCTCGCATGACCGCGTGATGATCCTCGAGGTGATGGGCCGCCATACGGGATGGATCGCTTTGCACGCCGGGCTTGCCGGAAGCGCGGATATCATTTTGATACCCGAGATACCTTTCTCCTTCGACTCGGTCGTCAAGAAAGTGAAAGAGCGGGAAGCGAACGGCTCGAAATTCACAAACATCGTCGTTGCCGAAGGGGCGATGGAGGTCGGCGGCGGCGAGATGTATCTAGACGCCAAGCACACGCGGCTCGGCGGCGTCGGCGATTATGTCCGCCGCAAGGTCGAGGAACTAACGGGTAAAGAAACGCGGTGCGTCGTGCTGGGTCATCTGCAGCGGGGCGGAAGTCCGAATGCATTCGACCGAATGCTCGGGACAAACTTCGGAGCCTGTGCCGTGCGGGCACTGGCCGAGGGCGAAACCGGAAAGATGGTGGCTTTTCAGGCTTCGACCATCGTGACCGTGCCGATCTCGGAAGCGGTCGCGAACCTGAAGACGGTGCCGATCGATGGCCAGCTTGTCCGGACGGCCCGCGACATTGGCATTTCGTTCGCTTCGCCGGCCGAATCAGATAGTTAA
- a CDS encoding S41 family peptidase, with translation MTRSYFLYAVLIIALGAVVGGVFGKFPSATQADTSVTPGKVAADFREALEVIENNYVSKPDSEKTLQSAIQGMLWTLDPHSQFFTRDEFRKLYEEQSSQFYGIGVSILQHRDGVYVQSVIPGTPADKAGIRYGDRFIDVDGKDAREWTSAQVSNNVRGERGTKVKVKVERAASAAPVEFEITRGGVPLPSIRNYFLLSDGVGYIGLTGGFQETTSAELKDAIEDLQKRGMTSLVLDVRGNPGGLLPQAIDVVSKFIPSGQTVVSVKGRSRYAISQEQRSRGDEPNRLPLIVLVNGGSASASEIVAGAVQDYRRGLVVGSDSFGKGLVQRVFPLPYGTGLTLTTARFYTPFGRSLQRDYSTGSIYEYFTNGGQARMRMLRGRSRRACR, from the coding sequence ATGACCAGAAGTTATTTTCTTTATGCAGTACTGATCATTGCCCTTGGGGCCGTTGTCGGCGGGGTTTTTGGCAAGTTCCCGTCCGCGACGCAGGCCGATACGAGCGTAACGCCTGGCAAGGTCGCCGCAGATTTTCGCGAAGCCCTCGAGGTGATCGAGAACAATTACGTCAGCAAACCGGACAGTGAAAAGACGCTGCAGTCGGCAATTCAGGGCATGCTCTGGACGCTAGACCCGCACTCGCAGTTCTTTACCCGCGACGAATTCAGAAAGCTTTATGAGGAGCAGTCCTCGCAGTTTTACGGCATCGGCGTTTCTATTTTGCAGCACCGCGACGGTGTTTACGTCCAGTCGGTTATCCCGGGAACGCCGGCAGATAAGGCTGGCATCAGGTATGGCGACCGGTTCATAGACGTTGACGGCAAGGATGCCCGCGAATGGACAAGTGCACAGGTTTCAAACAACGTTCGCGGCGAACGCGGGACCAAAGTAAAGGTGAAGGTCGAGCGGGCCGCGTCGGCAGCTCCGGTCGAATTTGAGATAACCCGCGGCGGCGTCCCGTTGCCCTCGATCCGCAATTACTTTTTGCTATCAGATGGTGTCGGCTATATCGGCCTGACCGGAGGCTTTCAGGAAACGACCTCGGCTGAGCTGAAGGACGCCATCGAAGACCTGCAGAAACGCGGGATGACGAGCCTTGTGCTCGACGTCCGCGGAAATCCGGGCGGGCTTTTGCCGCAGGCGATCGACGTTGTAAGCAAGTTCATTCCGTCTGGGCAAACGGTCGTTTCGGTCAAGGGCCGCTCGCGTTATGCGATCAGCCAGGAGCAAAGGTCGCGCGGCGACGAGCCGAATCGGTTGCCGCTGATTGTGTTGGTCAATGGCGGATCCGCTTCTGCTTCGGAGATCGTTGCCGGTGCTGTGCAGGACTATCGCCGAGGGCTGGTTGTCGGCAGCGATAGCTTTGGGAAGGGGCTCGTCCAGCGTGTTTTCCCGCTGCCTTATGGGACGGGATTGACGCTGACTACCGCAAGGTTTTATACGCCGTTCGGCCGATCGCTCCAGCGAGATTACTCGACCGGTTCGATCTATGAGTATTTTACCAATGGCGGCCAAGCGAGGATGAGGATGCTCCGCGGCCGAAGCCGGCGGGCGTGCCGGTGA
- a CDS encoding DUF5615 family PIN-like protein gives MGIEVSIVIPAYNEEERLGATVREVLRYIASTGRSAEVIVVDDGSSDDTAKVAEDAFGELPEVPGRVIRYEKNRGKGYAVKTGLLAAEGRIALFSDADLSTPIEEMPKLIDPIKAGEFDVTFGSRALDRSLIGTHQPWRREQGGKVFNLVVRVMTGMPFWDTQCGFKAFDLDKFRPLLDVMQIERFGFDVEFLYVARLRGLRLKEGCPARVCEVRQCRMESMKIGPRAYNRYELGNALPRGSEKGRHRDLRGLSSYLTDLPRVGPRRIFWTTIRGSEHRRLQSPAMIAFLADEHIPFATIRALRDAGFTVVSVSEEYAAYKDIELLRIANERNLVVITNDSDFGAFLERLSCGVLLWRMASSGRRTFVRSVSFPEQSSDSDLCNVSSPRNLVAILIAGE, from the coding sequence ATGGGCATTGAGGTCTCGATCGTAATACCGGCGTACAACGAAGAAGAGCGGCTCGGAGCGACCGTCCGCGAGGTCTTGAGGTACATTGCCTCGACCGGCCGCTCGGCCGAGGTGATAGTAGTCGATGACGGCTCTTCAGACGACACTGCAAAGGTCGCGGAAGATGCGTTCGGCGAACTGCCCGAAGTTCCCGGCCGCGTAATCCGTTATGAAAAGAACCGCGGGAAAGGCTACGCGGTCAAGACCGGCCTGCTTGCCGCTGAGGGTCGGATCGCACTTTTCTCGGACGCCGATCTTTCCACGCCGATCGAGGAAATGCCTAAGCTCATCGATCCGATCAAGGCCGGCGAATTTGACGTTACCTTCGGCTCGCGGGCACTCGACCGTTCGCTGATCGGCACCCATCAACCCTGGCGTCGCGAGCAGGGCGGCAAGGTCTTCAATCTCGTCGTCCGCGTAATGACCGGGATGCCCTTCTGGGACACACAGTGCGGATTCAAGGCGTTCGACCTCGATAAATTTCGTCCGCTGCTCGACGTGATGCAGATCGAACGCTTCGGCTTTGACGTCGAGTTTCTCTACGTCGCACGTCTCCGCGGCCTCCGGTTAAAGGAAGGCTGTCCCGCGCGCGTTTGCGAGGTCCGCCAGTGCCGAATGGAATCTATGAAAATAGGCCCTCGAGCGTATAATAGATATGAACTGGGAAACGCATTACCTCGGGGGTCGGAAAAGGGCCGGCACAGGGACCTGCGGGGGTTGAGTTCATACTTGACCGATTTGCCGAGGGTTGGACCGAGAAGGATATTTTGGACAACTATCCGCGGATCGGAACATCGACGACTGCAGTCCCCAGCAATGATCGCATTTTTAGCCGATGAGCATATTCCGTTCGCGACGATCCGAGCACTCAGGGACGCCGGTTTCACCGTAGTTTCGGTAAGCGAAGAATATGCCGCATACAAAGATATTGAGCTTCTTCGGATAGCCAACGAGAGAAATTTGGTCGTCATTACCAATGACAGCGATTTCGGGGCCTTCTTGGAAAGATTGAGTTGTGGGGTCTTGCTTTGGCGAATGGCCTCTTCCGGACGTCGGACTTTCGTACGTTCAGTGTCATTTCCCGAACAAAGTTCCGACAGCGACCTTTGTAACGTTAGTTCTCCCAGGAACTTGGTTGCAATCTTAATTGCGGGCGAATGA
- a CDS encoding type II toxin-antitoxin system RelE/ParE family toxin has translation MKVEFRDSFLKDLRSIEDKKLLSKVRIAIEELEAAEGILELRNVKKLRRGRNFYRIRLGDHRIGFAVEEESIVLVRILNRKEIYRFFP, from the coding sequence TTGAAGGTCGAATTCCGCGACAGTTTTTTGAAGGACCTTCGCTCCATTGAAGATAAGAAGCTTCTTTCGAAGGTACGCATCGCGATCGAAGAACTTGAGGCAGCAGAAGGAATTCTCGAACTAAGAAACGTGAAAAAGCTTCGCAGGGGTAGGAACTTTTATCGTATTCGCCTAGGCGACCACCGAATCGGATTCGCCGTCGAGGAAGAGTCGATCGTTCTAGTCCGCATCCTGAACCGCAAGGAGATCTATCGATTTTTCCCCTAA
- a CDS encoding energy transducer TonB, producing the protein MSFGVLNARAIELVKPDYPAAGKAMNVSGKVTIGIVIDPCGRVHEAKTVSGHPFLVSSSVIAALRSSFSPVTLSGKPIWVQGIIVYNFQPLRANWLQIGFMSDSAKMLDSYLPAGFERARTELGDMEGENAFLSVNPIVIELIRNKLSADQRSLWLFDTGRALKELSRDNSLSHRNRLLELIGSSPYDISPPLMKLLTPLAETADSKEFREGLSRIENRMYNLGL; encoded by the coding sequence GTGTCTTTCGGAGTTCTGAATGCCCGAGCCATCGAATTGGTCAAGCCCGATTATCCGGCCGCAGGAAAGGCCATGAATGTTAGCGGCAAAGTGACGATCGGTATCGTTATCGATCCCTGCGGACGCGTTCACGAAGCAAAAACGGTATCCGGACATCCGTTTCTCGTAAGCAGTTCGGTCATTGCCGCACTTCGATCAAGTTTCTCGCCCGTAACGCTCAGTGGAAAACCGATCTGGGTTCAAGGAATAATCGTTTACAATTTTCAGCCACTGAGGGCCAACTGGCTTCAGATCGGTTTCATGTCCGATTCGGCGAAAATGCTGGACTCATATCTGCCGGCAGGCTTTGAAAGGGCACGAACCGAACTCGGGGATATGGAGGGGGAAAATGCTTTCCTGAGCGTGAACCCTATAGTGATCGAACTGATCCGCAACAAGCTCTCAGCCGATCAAAGAAGCCTTTGGCTTTTTGATACCGGTAGAGCACTAAAGGAACTCTCACGCGATAATTCGCTTTCACACAGAAACCGATTGCTCGAACTGATAGGAAGCTCTCCATACGATATCTCACCGCCACTCATGAAACTTCTCACACCTTTGGCTGAAACTGCGGATTCGAAAGAGTTCCGCGAAGGACTGAGCAGAATTGAAAACCGCATGTATAACCTCGGCCTATAG